A window of the Myxococcus fulvus genome harbors these coding sequences:
- a CDS encoding YdcF family protein, with protein MFLFLSKVLDLFLAPLTWALLLILASRLPRLRPALARGLLVTGLLVLYVFSTEAMSTLLTYQAEKGARETFQPGEPYDAVIVLGGGLDPSAMERSGRLEFNAAPERILRGFDLMRENQARFVLISGGSLDPRPNAVVEADVLSRMLQDWGIPAERIVTEGQSRNTRENAVESARIIQEHGWKRLLLVTSAAHMPRAQGCFAAVGLVPDTLPVDARMPAFRMGRLGWLPRAGALSQSTDVLRELAGRVVYRLRGWTAP; from the coding sequence GTGTTCCTGTTCCTCTCGAAGGTGCTGGACCTGTTCCTGGCGCCGCTCACCTGGGCGCTGCTGCTCATCCTCGCAAGCAGGCTGCCCCGGCTGCGGCCCGCGCTCGCCCGAGGGCTCCTCGTCACCGGCCTCCTGGTGCTCTACGTCTTCTCCACCGAGGCGATGTCCACGCTCCTGACGTACCAGGCGGAGAAAGGGGCCCGGGAGACGTTCCAGCCCGGCGAGCCCTACGACGCGGTCATCGTCCTGGGCGGAGGACTGGACCCCTCCGCCATGGAGCGCTCGGGGCGGCTCGAGTTCAACGCAGCGCCGGAGCGCATCCTCCGGGGCTTCGACCTGATGCGCGAGAACCAGGCCCGCTTCGTGCTCATCTCCGGCGGCTCGTTGGACCCGCGCCCCAACGCGGTGGTGGAGGCGGACGTGCTCTCGCGCATGCTCCAGGACTGGGGCATCCCCGCCGAGCGCATCGTCACCGAGGGCCAGAGCCGCAACACGCGCGAGAACGCGGTGGAGTCCGCGCGCATCATCCAGGAGCACGGCTGGAAGCGGCTGTTGTTGGTGACGAGCGCGGCGCACATGCCTCGGGCGCAGGGGTGCTTCGCCGCGGTGGGCCTTGTCCCGGACACGCTGCCGGTGGACGCGAGGATGCCGGCCTTCCGCATGGGCCGGCTCGGTTGGCTGCCCCGCGCCGGAGCGCTGTCGCAGAGCACGGACGTGCTCCGGGAGCTCGCGGGGCGCGTCGTCTACCGGCTCCGGGGTTGGACGGCGCCCTGA
- a CDS encoding NAD(+)/NADH kinase, producing MQTLVIVAKKDNPEAVALASRIRETYPHLTVLGDRSLAHELGWPRVEDRELAARADLTVVLGGDGTLIYAARLLGGRGVPILGVNLGSLGFMTEVPVEELFTTLEEVIAGRFQVDSRMKLTCRLIRGGRVLIEDEILNDVVINKGALARIADHETSIDGVPITTYKADGVILATPTGSTAYSLSAGGPIVHPSVDCTVLSPICSHALTQRSIVVPADRTIRITLRSETADTYLTLDGQTGHGLQGGDCIEVVRSANRVNLVRNPRVAYFSILRQKLHWGER from the coding sequence GTGCAGACCCTCGTCATCGTCGCGAAGAAGGACAACCCCGAGGCGGTGGCCCTGGCGTCCCGCATCCGCGAGACCTACCCGCACCTCACCGTCCTGGGAGACCGCTCCCTGGCCCACGAGCTGGGCTGGCCCCGCGTGGAGGACCGCGAGCTGGCGGCGCGCGCGGACCTCACGGTGGTGCTCGGCGGGGACGGCACCCTCATCTACGCGGCGCGGCTGCTCGGCGGACGCGGGGTGCCCATCCTCGGCGTCAACCTGGGCAGCCTGGGCTTCATGACGGAGGTCCCCGTCGAGGAGCTGTTCACCACGCTGGAGGAGGTCATCGCGGGCCGCTTCCAGGTGGACTCGCGCATGAAGCTCACCTGCCGGCTGATTCGCGGCGGACGCGTGCTCATCGAGGACGAAATCCTCAACGACGTGGTCATCAACAAGGGCGCGCTGGCGCGCATCGCCGACCACGAGACCTCCATCGATGGCGTGCCCATCACCACGTACAAGGCGGACGGCGTCATCCTCGCCACGCCCACGGGCTCCACCGCGTACTCGCTGTCCGCCGGCGGCCCCATCGTCCACCCGTCCGTGGACTGCACGGTGCTCTCGCCCATCTGCTCGCACGCGCTCACCCAGCGCTCCATCGTCGTGCCCGCCGACCGCACCATCCGAATCACCCTGCGCAGCGAGACAGCCGACACGTACCTGACGCTGGACGGCCAGACGGGCCACGGCCTGCAGGGCGGTGACTGCATCGAGGTGGTGCGCTCGGCCAACCGGGTCAACCTGGTGCGCAACCCGCGCGTGGCCTACTTCTCCATCCTCCGGCAGAAGCTCCACTGGGGCGAGCGCTGA
- a CDS encoding replication-associated recombination protein A: MDLFEHAGQKEQARRAPLAERMRPRALDEFVGQEHLTGEGRFLRRALEADQVPSLILWGPPGTGKTTLAWLVARSTGAAFDSVSAVLAGVKDIRETVARAQERWNLHRQRTFLFIDEIHRFNKAQQDALLPHVEKGTVTLIGATTENPSFEVNAALLSRCRVVTLRGLEDEELVALLRRALSDTRGLGGRVTADDDALEFLAASAGGDARKALTGLEVAAAHAGAHVDRKAAEEALQQKTLLYDKGGEEHYNVISAFIKSMRGSDVDGALYWMARMLEAGEDPIFLFRRMVIFASEDIGNADPRALSVAVDALRAFQLVGLPEGTLPLTQAVTYLALAPKSNAVLTAYTSAREAVTKEGALPVPLHLRNAPTKLMKSLGYGGGYKYPHNFEGNYVPEDYLPDELRSRSFYTPTRNGEEARLAERYEDIQRQLAERTREPGEDEE, from the coding sequence ATGGACCTCTTCGAACACGCAGGACAGAAGGAGCAGGCCCGCCGGGCGCCCCTCGCCGAGCGCATGCGGCCGCGCGCCCTCGACGAGTTCGTCGGCCAGGAGCACCTCACGGGCGAGGGGCGGTTCCTGCGTCGGGCGCTCGAGGCGGACCAGGTCCCGAGCCTCATCCTCTGGGGCCCTCCCGGCACGGGCAAGACGACGCTCGCCTGGCTGGTGGCGCGCTCGACGGGCGCCGCGTTCGACTCGGTGTCGGCGGTGCTCGCGGGGGTGAAGGACATCCGCGAGACGGTGGCGCGGGCGCAGGAGCGCTGGAACCTGCATCGCCAGCGGACGTTCCTGTTCATCGACGAAATCCACCGCTTCAACAAGGCGCAGCAGGACGCGCTCTTGCCCCACGTGGAGAAGGGCACGGTGACGCTCATCGGCGCGACGACGGAGAACCCCTCGTTCGAGGTGAACGCGGCGCTCCTGTCGCGCTGTCGGGTCGTCACGTTGCGCGGGCTGGAGGACGAGGAACTGGTGGCGCTCTTGCGCAGGGCGCTCTCGGACACACGCGGGTTGGGCGGACGGGTGACGGCGGACGACGACGCGCTGGAGTTCCTGGCGGCGTCGGCGGGCGGGGATGCGCGCAAGGCGCTGACGGGGCTGGAGGTGGCCGCGGCGCACGCGGGTGCACACGTGGACCGCAAGGCCGCCGAGGAGGCGCTCCAGCAGAAGACGCTGCTGTACGACAAGGGCGGCGAGGAGCACTACAACGTCATCAGCGCCTTCATCAAATCGATGCGCGGCAGTGACGTGGATGGGGCGCTGTACTGGATGGCGCGGATGCTGGAGGCGGGCGAGGACCCCATCTTCCTGTTCCGGCGCATGGTCATCTTCGCCTCGGAGGACATCGGCAACGCGGACCCGCGGGCGCTGAGCGTGGCGGTGGATGCGCTGAGGGCGTTCCAACTGGTGGGCCTGCCGGAGGGCACGCTGCCGCTCACGCAGGCCGTCACGTATCTGGCGCTGGCGCCCAAGTCGAACGCGGTGCTGACGGCATACACGTCCGCGCGCGAGGCGGTGACGAAGGAGGGCGCGCTGCCGGTGCCCCTGCACCTGCGCAACGCGCCCACGAAGCTGATGAAATCCCTGGGCTACGGCGGCGGCTACAAGTACCCGCACAACTTCGAGGGCAACTACGTCCCCGAGGACTACCTGCCCGACGAGCTGCGCTCACGGAGCTTCTACACGCCGACGCGCAACGGCGAGGAGGCCCGGCTGGCGGAGCGGTACGAGGACATCCAGCGCCAGTTGGCGGAGAGGACACGCGAACCGGGTGAAGACGAAGAGTGA
- a CDS encoding sigma-54-dependent transcriptional regulator: MNQVKRAKVLVVDDDSVVLKAVTQILQREGHPVVAIDDAVEGLTAAKDPTIDVVVLDIKMPNLSGMDLLRGIKAERPDVEVIMMTAFATVETAVEAVKAGAYDYLTKPFENIDEVSLTVAKAAERKALKDRTRALEEALTVRSQFEDLIGQSPQMRSVFKLVETVSHSTATVLIQGESGTGKELVARAIHYRSSRKDKPFVAVNCSALTETLLESELFGHVKGSFTGATGNKKGLFEAADGGTIFLDEIGDVPPATQVRLLRVLQEGEVKRVGANEPVKVDVRVIAATHVDLSRAKEQGKFREDLFYRLNVITIDLPPLRDRPQDVPLLAHHFLKLYASKADKKVTGISPRAMEALTCNRWTGNVRELENVIERAVVLTGNDVIDVEDLPPGFQSAPQADSAVEVFSLAHLPYAQAKRLAMRAFERRYLSALLEKNNQNVSSAARAAGVDRSNFRRLLKQYEVAGRSMKPRALKDDEGAEPLEAAS, encoded by the coding sequence GTGAACCAAGTCAAGCGCGCCAAAGTCCTCGTCGTGGATGACGATTCGGTCGTCCTCAAGGCCGTGACGCAGATTCTCCAGCGCGAGGGCCACCCGGTGGTGGCCATTGATGACGCGGTGGAAGGTCTGACGGCGGCCAAGGACCCGACCATCGACGTCGTCGTCCTGGACATCAAGATGCCGAACCTGTCCGGCATGGACCTCCTGCGCGGCATCAAGGCCGAGCGCCCGGACGTGGAGGTCATCATGATGACGGCCTTCGCCACCGTGGAGACGGCGGTGGAGGCGGTGAAGGCGGGCGCGTACGACTACCTCACCAAGCCGTTCGAGAACATCGACGAGGTGAGCCTCACGGTGGCCAAGGCGGCCGAGCGCAAGGCGCTCAAGGACCGCACCCGCGCGCTGGAAGAGGCGCTCACCGTGCGCAGCCAGTTCGAGGACCTCATCGGCCAGTCGCCGCAGATGCGCTCGGTGTTCAAGCTGGTGGAGACGGTGAGCCACTCCACGGCCACGGTGCTCATCCAGGGTGAGAGCGGCACGGGCAAGGAGCTGGTGGCGCGCGCCATCCACTACCGCAGCTCGCGCAAGGACAAGCCGTTCGTCGCGGTGAACTGCTCGGCGCTGACGGAGACCTTGCTGGAGAGCGAGCTGTTCGGCCACGTGAAGGGCAGCTTCACGGGCGCCACGGGCAACAAGAAGGGCCTGTTCGAGGCGGCCGACGGCGGCACCATCTTCCTGGACGAGATTGGCGACGTGCCGCCGGCGACCCAGGTGCGACTGCTCCGCGTCCTCCAGGAGGGCGAGGTCAAGCGGGTGGGCGCCAACGAGCCGGTGAAGGTGGACGTCCGCGTCATCGCGGCCACGCACGTGGACCTGTCGCGGGCGAAGGAGCAGGGCAAGTTCCGCGAGGACTTGTTCTACCGGCTCAACGTCATCACCATCGACCTGCCGCCGCTGCGTGACCGTCCGCAGGACGTGCCGCTGCTCGCGCACCACTTCCTGAAGCTGTACGCGTCCAAGGCGGACAAGAAGGTGACGGGCATCTCCCCGCGCGCGATGGAGGCCCTGACCTGCAACCGCTGGACGGGCAACGTGCGCGAGCTGGAGAACGTCATCGAGCGCGCGGTGGTGCTGACGGGCAACGACGTCATCGACGTGGAGGACCTGCCGCCCGGCTTCCAGTCGGCGCCGCAGGCCGACTCGGCGGTGGAGGTGTTCAGCCTGGCGCACCTGCCGTACGCGCAGGCCAAGCGCCTGGCGATGCGGGCGTTCGAGCGGCGCTACCTGTCGGCGCTCCTGGAGAAGAACAACCAGAACGTCTCCAGCGCGGCGCGCGCCGCGGGCGTGGACCGCTCCAACTTCCGCCGGCTGCTCAAGCAGTACGAGGTGGCGGGCCGCTCCATGAAGCCCCGCGCCCTCAAGGACGACGAGGGCGCCGAGCCGCTCGAGGCCGCGTCGTAG
- a CDS encoding ATP-binding protein, producing MGPLAAQITQTEAAPRGRLLLVDDEENILKSIRRVLRRGDWDIETATDAEQALRTVEEFRPEVVISDFRMPGMNGVEFLTRVKQQEPRAQRIMLTGQADQQAIEEAINRSEIFRFISKPWNDSHLVLTVKSAFEQYALQAENERLYRVTTAQNAELKLLNADLEERVAQRTRMLSQAKREWELSFDCMETPLCVVRGRDFAVRRANLAYAHVAGRSIEQIPSDMACYRYLFGRNEPCTGCPLPAAMESGKGARGEVQQGGRTYVVAAYPMAGDERVVCTYRDVTEEQAMTRRLIETEKMAAVGQLAGGVAHEINNPLGGILAFAQLMSRDAGRSDADLESLGLIEESALRCKRIVESLLKFSRHSRVEDRRLFDLSRCVEDAAVLFRAQLKTTPRAELSLDLKDGLPKVYGDPGTLAQVVLNLLQNGLQALPERVGQLKLETGREGDRCFFAVTDTGCGIEEKHLPRIFEPSFTTKPPGEGTGLGLSIAYRIVQDHGGSFHVDTQVGAGSRFTVFLPIPLQLERLP from the coding sequence ATGGGCCCCCTCGCCGCACAGATAACCCAGACCGAAGCAGCGCCGCGCGGGCGGCTGCTGCTCGTGGACGACGAGGAGAACATCCTCAAGTCCATCCGGCGGGTGCTGCGCCGGGGGGACTGGGACATCGAGACGGCGACGGACGCCGAGCAGGCGCTGCGCACGGTGGAGGAGTTCCGCCCCGAGGTCGTCATCTCCGACTTCCGGATGCCGGGCATGAACGGGGTGGAGTTCCTCACCCGGGTGAAGCAGCAGGAGCCGCGCGCCCAGCGCATCATGCTCACCGGCCAGGCGGACCAGCAGGCCATCGAAGAGGCCATCAACCGCTCGGAAATCTTCCGCTTCATCTCCAAGCCCTGGAACGACAGCCACCTGGTGCTGACGGTGAAGAGCGCGTTCGAGCAGTACGCGCTGCAGGCGGAGAACGAGCGGCTGTACCGGGTGACGACGGCGCAGAACGCGGAGCTGAAGCTGCTCAATGCGGACCTGGAGGAGCGCGTCGCCCAGCGCACGCGGATGCTCAGCCAGGCCAAGCGCGAGTGGGAGCTGTCGTTCGACTGCATGGAGACGCCGCTGTGCGTGGTGCGCGGGCGCGACTTCGCGGTGCGGCGGGCGAACCTGGCGTACGCGCACGTGGCGGGGCGCTCCATCGAGCAGATTCCGTCCGACATGGCCTGCTACCGCTACCTCTTCGGTCGCAACGAGCCGTGCACGGGCTGCCCGCTGCCGGCGGCGATGGAGAGCGGCAAGGGCGCGCGCGGAGAGGTGCAGCAGGGGGGCAGGACGTACGTGGTGGCCGCCTACCCCATGGCGGGGGACGAGCGGGTGGTGTGCACCTATCGCGACGTCACCGAGGAGCAGGCGATGACGCGCCGGCTCATCGAGACGGAGAAGATGGCGGCGGTGGGGCAGCTGGCGGGGGGCGTGGCGCATGAAATCAACAATCCGCTGGGGGGCATCCTGGCCTTCGCCCAGCTCATGTCCCGCGACGCGGGCCGCAGTGACGCGGACCTGGAGTCCCTGGGGCTGATTGAAGAGAGCGCGCTGCGGTGCAAGCGCATCGTCGAGAGCCTCCTGAAGTTCAGCCGGCACAGCCGCGTGGAGGACCGGCGGCTGTTCGACTTGTCCAGGTGCGTGGAGGACGCGGCGGTGCTCTTCCGGGCGCAGCTGAAGACGACGCCGCGCGCGGAGCTGTCGCTCGATTTGAAGGACGGGCTTCCGAAGGTTTATGGCGACCCGGGCACGCTCGCGCAGGTGGTGTTGAACCTGCTGCAGAACGGCCTGCAGGCGCTTCCAGAGCGTGTAGGCCAGCTCAAGCTGGAGACGGGCCGTGAGGGTGACCGCTGCTTCTTCGCGGTGACCGACACGGGGTGCGGCATCGAGGAGAAGCACCTGCCGCGCATCTTCGAGCCCTCCTTCACCACCAAACCCCCCGGTGAAGGCACCGGGCTGGGCCTGTCCATCGCGTACCGCATCGTCCAGGACCACGGGGGCAGCTTCCACGTCGACACCCAGGTGGGCGCCGGCTCCCGTTTCACCGTCTTCCTGCCCATTCCCCTGCAGCTCGAGAGGTTGCCGTGA
- a CDS encoding GGDEF domain-containing response regulator, whose translation MTSRPHTLLVVDEAESTLARLARALGPEDYCLRLISPGPEVGRLAREVDLVVWVGGRQVAGDWLDKLLGQEGPPGPPVMVLTPREPRESWLEALTRGAEVMFDPWDVEELRARVARCLKVHARFSQLSNQVGELQRLSSTDGLTGVHNHRHFQERLREEFRRAQRYDDPLSLILMDLDHFKQVNDRHGHTTGDGVLREVAAALQQSVRETDLVARYGGEEFAVLLPRTHLTGALTVAERVRKDLATLQVGPQGSLRVTASLGLSSFPHRTVLSPEQLLLTADEALYRAKAEGRDRVCLHSQMPLLPPNPSQSE comes from the coding sequence GTGACCTCTAGGCCTCATACCCTGCTGGTGGTGGATGAAGCGGAGTCAACCCTGGCCCGCCTCGCGAGGGCCCTCGGTCCGGAGGACTACTGCCTCCGTCTGATTTCCCCCGGCCCGGAGGTGGGCCGGCTGGCGAGGGAGGTGGACCTGGTGGTGTGGGTGGGCGGAAGACAGGTCGCCGGTGACTGGCTCGACAAGCTGCTGGGCCAGGAAGGCCCGCCAGGTCCTCCGGTGATGGTTCTGACCCCCCGGGAACCGCGCGAGTCCTGGTTGGAGGCGCTCACCCGTGGCGCCGAGGTCATGTTCGACCCATGGGACGTGGAAGAATTACGGGCGCGGGTGGCTCGGTGCCTCAAGGTCCACGCCCGGTTTTCGCAGCTATCCAACCAGGTGGGTGAGCTGCAGCGGCTGTCCTCGACGGACGGGCTGACGGGGGTCCACAACCACCGCCACTTCCAGGAGCGGCTGCGTGAGGAGTTCCGCCGGGCCCAGCGCTACGACGACCCGCTGTCGCTCATCCTCATGGACCTGGACCACTTCAAGCAGGTCAATGACCGGCACGGCCACACCACGGGGGACGGCGTCCTGAGAGAGGTGGCGGCGGCCCTCCAGCAGAGCGTGCGGGAGACGGACCTGGTGGCCCGCTACGGAGGCGAGGAGTTCGCCGTCCTGCTGCCCCGGACCCACCTGACGGGCGCGCTCACCGTGGCGGAGCGTGTGCGCAAGGACTTGGCGACCCTGCAGGTAGGGCCCCAGGGCTCGCTCCGGGTGACCGCTTCGCTGGGCCTCTCCAGCTTTCCCCACCGCACCGTCCTCAGCCCCGAGCAGCTGCTGCTCACCGCCGACGAGGCCCTCTACCGGGCCAAGGCGGAGGGGCGGGACAGGGTCTGTCTCCACTCTCAAATGCCCCTGTTGCCGCCCAATCCCTCGCAGAGCGAGTGA
- a CDS encoding glycosyltransferase family 2 protein yields the protein MAKYPSISLFLPAWNEEDYVERAVSRALEALPQLTDDFEIIVVNDASTDRTQEIAEGMAKRIPQLRVINHPVNLKLGGAMRTGLAASTKDIVVYSDIDLPWDLRELERSLHLMEYLEADMICAFRFDRTSEGPKRIVYSFVYNMLIRALFDIQIKDVNFSFKVMHRRVLESMELKSQGSFIDAELVVKAIRKGFRVFQMGVDYFPRTRGVSTLASPSVIVKMVKELVKLYPETRTPAPPSQPVRLPPSVQPLRTANNRSARG from the coding sequence GTGGCCAAGTACCCCAGCATCAGCCTCTTCCTTCCCGCCTGGAACGAGGAGGACTACGTGGAGCGGGCGGTGAGCCGGGCGTTGGAGGCGCTGCCGCAGCTGACGGACGACTTCGAGATCATCGTGGTCAACGACGCGTCGACGGACCGCACGCAGGAGATCGCCGAAGGGATGGCGAAGCGGATTCCGCAGCTGCGGGTCATCAACCATCCGGTGAACCTGAAGCTGGGTGGAGCGATGCGCACGGGGCTGGCGGCGTCGACCAAGGACATCGTCGTCTACTCGGACATCGACCTGCCGTGGGACTTGCGGGAGCTGGAGCGCTCGCTGCACCTGATGGAGTACCTGGAGGCGGACATGATCTGCGCCTTCCGGTTCGACCGCACGAGCGAGGGCCCCAAGCGCATCGTCTACTCGTTCGTCTACAACATGCTCATCCGGGCGCTGTTCGACATCCAGATCAAGGACGTCAACTTCAGCTTCAAGGTGATGCACCGGCGGGTGCTGGAGTCGATGGAGTTGAAGAGCCAGGGCTCGTTCATCGACGCGGAGCTGGTGGTGAAGGCCATCCGCAAGGGCTTCCGCGTGTTCCAGATGGGCGTGGACTACTTCCCGCGCACGCGCGGCGTGTCCACGCTGGCCTCGCCGTCGGTCATCGTGAAGATGGTGAAGGAGCTGGTGAAGCTCTACCCGGAGACGCGCACGCCCGCGCCCCCGTCGCAGCCGGTGCGCCTGCCGCCGTCGGTGCAGCCGCTGCGCACCGCGAACAACCGCTCGGCGCGGGGCTGA
- a CDS encoding ChbG/HpnK family deacetylase, with protein sequence MSTRPRRLIVNADDLGLHPSLDAGILRANREGIVTSATLLAMGPTAPEAASRAREQGLAVGLHLALSTRLEPAAGAHRVPTVAPDGRLRASWAEFAKAWLTGKVRRAEVELELESQLRRARELGVEVDHLDGHQHLHLLPGIRPMVEAMAAREKLPVRWPDALPRARWLRTPGPALKTTLLTVLARTAPRARHGVRRVSAGGVFEAGRLDEAALLAVLDAMPAGDFEVGCHPGEGTPHVPEDPAWTYGWQAELEALTSARVKARLAERGIQLHSYGTLASAT encoded by the coding sequence GTGAGCACGCGGCCCCGGCGCCTCATCGTCAACGCGGATGACCTGGGGCTGCACCCGTCCCTGGACGCGGGAATCCTCCGCGCGAACCGCGAGGGAATCGTCACCAGCGCGACGCTGCTCGCCATGGGGCCCACGGCGCCCGAGGCCGCGTCGCGCGCGCGTGAGCAGGGGCTCGCGGTGGGGTTGCACCTGGCGCTGTCCACGCGGCTGGAGCCCGCGGCGGGTGCGCACCGGGTTCCCACGGTGGCGCCCGATGGGCGACTGCGGGCGAGCTGGGCGGAGTTCGCCAAGGCGTGGCTGACGGGGAAGGTGCGGCGCGCGGAGGTGGAGCTGGAGCTGGAGTCGCAGCTTCGACGCGCTCGCGAGCTGGGCGTGGAGGTGGACCACCTGGACGGGCATCAGCACCTGCACCTGCTGCCCGGTATCCGGCCAATGGTCGAGGCGATGGCCGCGCGGGAGAAGCTGCCCGTGCGCTGGCCGGACGCCCTGCCCCGCGCGCGGTGGCTGCGCACGCCGGGGCCCGCGCTGAAGACGACGCTGCTCACGGTGCTGGCGCGCACGGCGCCCCGGGCTCGGCACGGTGTGCGCAGGGTGAGCGCCGGCGGCGTGTTCGAGGCGGGCCGGTTGGATGAGGCCGCGCTGCTGGCGGTGCTGGACGCGATGCCGGCGGGAGACTTCGAGGTGGGCTGCCATCCCGGCGAGGGCACACCGCATGTGCCCGAGGACCCGGCGTGGACCTACGGCTGGCAGGCGGAGCTGGAGGCGCTTACGAGTGCGCGCGTGAAGGCGCGGCTCGCCGAGCGCGGCATCCAGCTCCACTCCTACGGGACGCTCGCCTCCGCGACGTAG
- a CDS encoding class I SAM-dependent methyltransferase, with product MSTLLDEALALYARLPAAERFHVHARASSAPLLAVVERMLAGGTVADIGCGHGLLSALLALSDPGRVVHAVDPDPRKVGWAREALAGLPQVKLAEGTLEDVLAPALPGTCEAAVVCDVLYLLPEEKWPGFLRTARGLLRPGGRLLLKEVEGDGSWKHRKALAQEWVMVSLLGRTKASGGMVLKPRSAMRALLEDAGFTVREVVDLGRGYTTPHVLYVAEASVP from the coding sequence ATGAGCACGCTCCTCGACGAGGCCCTCGCGCTGTACGCCCGGCTGCCCGCGGCCGAGCGGTTCCATGTGCATGCGCGCGCGTCGTCCGCGCCGCTGCTCGCGGTGGTGGAGCGCATGCTCGCCGGTGGCACCGTGGCGGACATCGGGTGTGGACATGGGTTGTTGTCCGCGCTGCTGGCGCTGTCGGACCCGGGGCGGGTGGTGCACGCGGTGGACCCGGACCCGCGCAAGGTGGGGTGGGCGCGCGAGGCGCTCGCGGGGCTGCCGCAAGTGAAGCTCGCGGAGGGGACGTTGGAGGATGTGCTCGCGCCCGCGCTGCCGGGGACGTGTGAGGCGGCGGTGGTGTGCGACGTGCTCTACCTGTTGCCCGAGGAGAAGTGGCCCGGCTTCCTGCGCACGGCGCGTGGGTTGCTGCGTCCCGGTGGGCGCCTGTTGTTGAAGGAGGTGGAGGGCGATGGCTCCTGGAAGCACCGCAAGGCGCTGGCGCAGGAGTGGGTGATGGTGTCGCTCTTGGGGCGCACGAAGGCGAGCGGTGGAATGGTGCTCAAGCCACGCTCGGCGATGCGCGCGCTCCTGGAGGACGCGGGCTTCACGGTGCGCGAGGTGGTGGACCTGGGACGCGGCTACACCACGCCCCACGTGCTCTACGTCGCGGAGGCGAGCGTCCCGTAG
- a CDS encoding mannosyltransferase family protein: MARSASRTIALVVLVAVVLCSAAAAAGAWRYFHKNPQNPVVRLDEYVTMGWVAWDSSWYMRIAQDGYQYTPGQQSSVAFFPLYPLLIRAVETLGPNVYQAGVLITLLCGPLALVMFTRWARLLADEDTALKAGLLMAMYPFTMYFYGAMYSDALFVLLVVTSFVLLEKGHLGPAVLVAAVATAARPVAPAVVLGLLVRRLEWKHARGEKWTAVDFLPVLSGVGFGCYMLYLWHQFGDPFAFVKVQGAAGWAQTPGWRTWLKVSWFEHVVLNPTDKREAFRLAAHAFFTLLALALVWPTRKLLGWGYAVYVLAIVGLPAWSTKDFMGMGRYLLSSFPVFLTGAMLLRERPRLLQGALAVGAVSLLVLSWAFGADYYIS, from the coding sequence ATGGCCCGCTCCGCGTCTCGCACCATCGCCCTGGTCGTCCTGGTCGCCGTCGTGCTCTGCAGCGCCGCCGCCGCGGCCGGGGCGTGGCGCTACTTCCACAAGAATCCGCAGAACCCCGTCGTGCGGCTCGACGAGTACGTCACCATGGGATGGGTGGCGTGGGATTCGAGCTGGTACATGCGGATTGCCCAGGACGGCTATCAGTACACGCCCGGGCAGCAGAGCTCGGTGGCCTTCTTCCCGCTCTACCCGCTGCTCATCCGCGCGGTGGAGACCTTGGGGCCCAACGTCTACCAGGCGGGGGTGCTCATCACGCTGCTGTGCGGTCCGCTCGCGCTGGTGATGTTCACGCGCTGGGCGCGGCTGCTCGCGGACGAGGACACCGCGCTCAAGGCGGGCCTCTTGATGGCGATGTACCCGTTCACGATGTACTTCTACGGGGCCATGTATTCGGACGCGCTGTTCGTCCTACTGGTGGTGACGTCCTTCGTGCTCCTGGAGAAGGGGCACCTGGGGCCCGCGGTGCTGGTGGCGGCGGTGGCCACGGCGGCACGGCCGGTGGCGCCCGCGGTGGTGCTGGGGCTCCTGGTGCGCAGGCTCGAGTGGAAGCACGCGCGGGGCGAGAAGTGGACCGCGGTGGACTTCCTGCCGGTGCTCTCGGGGGTGGGCTTTGGTTGCTACATGCTCTACCTGTGGCACCAGTTCGGAGACCCGTTCGCCTTCGTGAAGGTGCAGGGCGCGGCGGGGTGGGCACAGACGCCGGGGTGGAGGACGTGGCTGAAGGTGTCGTGGTTCGAGCACGTGGTGCTCAACCCCACGGACAAGCGCGAGGCGTTCCGGCTGGCGGCGCACGCGTTCTTCACGCTGCTGGCGCTCGCGCTGGTGTGGCCCACGCGCAAGCTGCTCGGGTGGGGGTATGCCGTCTACGTGCTGGCCATCGTCGGGCTGCCCGCGTGGTCCACGAAGGACTTCATGGGGATGGGGCGGTATCTGCTGTCGTCGTTCCCCGTGTTCCTGACGGGGGCGATGTTGCTGCGAGAGCGGCCACGGTTGCTCCAGGGGGCGCTCGCGGTGGGCGCGGTGTCGCTGCTCGTGTTGTCGTGGGCGTTCGGCGCGGACTACTACATCTCATGA